A window of Streptomyces armeniacus contains these coding sequences:
- a CDS encoding energy-coupling factor ABC transporter permease, giving the protein MHIAEGYLPPLHAVAWGAASAPFVAHGVRVLTREVRAHPESTLLLGASGAFTFVLSALKIPSVTGSCSHPTGTGLGAILFRPPVMAVLGTITLLFQALLLAHGGLTTLGANVFSMAVVGPWAGYGLYRLLRRCGLQLMVCVFAGAFAADLSTYCVTSVQLALAFPDPGSGIPGALAKFGGIFAVTQIPLAVSEGLLTVLVMRLLRQSSEGELTRLGVFARDKSRQDGNQPKAVA; this is encoded by the coding sequence ATGCATATCGCCGAGGGGTATCTGCCCCCGTTGCACGCGGTCGCCTGGGGCGCCGCATCCGCTCCGTTCGTCGCACACGGTGTCCGCGTACTCACCCGTGAGGTGCGGGCGCATCCCGAGAGCACGCTGCTGCTGGGCGCTTCGGGCGCCTTCACGTTCGTACTGTCCGCGCTGAAGATCCCGTCCGTGACGGGGAGTTGTTCCCATCCGACCGGCACAGGACTGGGGGCGATCCTGTTCCGGCCGCCCGTGATGGCGGTGCTGGGCACGATCACGCTGCTGTTCCAGGCGTTGCTCCTGGCGCACGGCGGCCTGACGACGCTCGGCGCGAACGTGTTCTCGATGGCCGTCGTCGGCCCGTGGGCCGGTTACGGGCTGTACCGGCTGCTGCGGCGCTGCGGACTGCAGTTGATGGTGTGCGTGTTCGCGGGGGCGTTCGCCGCCGACCTGAGCACGTACTGCGTGACGAGTGTGCAGCTGGCGCTGGCGTTCCCGGACCCGGGGAGCGGAATCCCGGGTGCGCTCGCGAAGTTCGGCGGCATCTTCGCGGTGACGCAGATCCCGCTGGCGGTCAGCGAGGGGCTGCTGACCGTGCTGGTGATGCGGCTGCTGCGGCAGTCCAGCGAGGGCGAGCTGACCCGGCTCGGGGTGTTCGCTCGGGACAAGAGCCGCCAGGACGGCAACCAGCCGAAGGCGGTGGCGTGA
- a CDS encoding DedA family protein: protein MITALGGELFAAVRAVPPETTQQAIGYPSLFLLVVFGSLVPVVPTGALVSGAAVVAFHQSVPAVSLLLVFGVAALAAFLGDLGLYWLGQRGMGSRNGSRWLEQLRERAAPERLAQAREKLDRHGVAVLVVSRLVPAGRIPVMLACLMSHMRMRNFVRGDIPACLAWTATYQLIGVAGGSLFPEPWQGVAAAVGLTVLVSVAPTVWRRIRGRRGGGRTERRTARTARRTDGGHEAPDGQDGQDGQDGRGKQDSRDSTVR, encoded by the coding sequence ATGATCACGGCGCTCGGCGGGGAATTGTTCGCGGCGGTACGGGCGGTGCCGCCCGAGACGACGCAGCAGGCGATCGGCTATCCGTCGCTGTTCCTGCTGGTGGTCTTCGGCTCGCTGGTGCCGGTGGTGCCGACGGGCGCGCTGGTCAGCGGGGCCGCGGTGGTCGCGTTCCACCAGAGCGTCCCGGCAGTGTCGCTGCTGCTGGTGTTCGGCGTGGCGGCGCTGGCCGCGTTCCTCGGCGACCTCGGGCTGTACTGGCTGGGACAGCGCGGCATGGGCTCCCGCAACGGCTCCCGCTGGCTGGAGCAGCTGCGCGAACGGGCGGCGCCGGAACGGCTCGCCCAGGCCCGCGAGAAGCTCGACCGGCACGGCGTGGCGGTGCTGGTGGTGTCCAGGCTGGTGCCCGCGGGGCGGATTCCCGTGATGCTGGCCTGCCTGATGTCGCACATGCGGATGCGGAACTTCGTACGCGGGGACATTCCGGCATGCCTGGCATGGACGGCGACGTACCAGCTCATCGGCGTCGCGGGCGGCTCGCTCTTCCCCGAGCCGTGGCAGGGCGTGGCGGCGGCGGTCGGCCTGACGGTCCTGGTGAGCGTGGCACCGACGGTCTGGCGCCGCATCCGTGGCCGACGCGGAGGGGGCCGTACGGAACGCCGTACGGCGCGGACGGCACGGCGTACGGACGGAGGGCACGAGGCGCCCGACGGCCAGGATGGCCAGGATGGCCAGGATGGCCGGGGCAAGCAGGACAGCCGGGACAGCACGGTGCGCTGA
- a CDS encoding SpoIIE family protein phosphatase has protein sequence MPDPSSGEPAAAVVSVEFLREMSESVGAGIYVLDGVGRITSVSARAAEMLGRTVAQLEGVGAHGLFHRRRDGSRMPYAECELARVITQGRLATGTAYFLRGDGELLPVSWTSLPVHREGHRTGAAVVFTSRPRPLAGKAPEVRELTGRTAGLSMVADATTVLASTLDADKALRRLARLVVPRFAEWAVFVRLAAGLPHCVAVAGDAGGSPAPWLGPLPPVPDGSLHPLVRVLRGAPAMLLGPEDIASPPDTELAAWQEEMLRSFGTVSAIAAPLTARHQVLGSLTLGRTDPAKPFDARELALAVDLARRAGLAMDNARLFSQQRDIAETMQRHLLTDLPEHGVLQLAARYRPAAAGSQIGGDWYDAFPLPDDAMALVIGDIAGHDMQAAARMAQVRSMLRTLAWEHQEPPGLIVGRMDGALERLTDTPLATLVYARVEGPARGPWQLNWTSAGHPPPLLVSRDGSARYLDQGHGPFLGLPELVGPRTDCTEPLLPSSTLLLYTDGLVETHVDHLDAGMRRLRLQAAALARAPVGEFCDGLLARLPDVTDDDIALLAVRLPETGGSA, from the coding sequence ATGCCCGATCCGTCGTCCGGTGAGCCCGCCGCCGCCGTGGTGTCGGTGGAGTTCCTGCGCGAGATGTCCGAGAGCGTGGGCGCGGGCATCTACGTCCTCGACGGCGTCGGCCGGATCACCTCCGTCAGCGCCCGCGCGGCGGAGATGCTCGGGCGTACGGTCGCGCAGCTCGAGGGCGTGGGCGCGCACGGGCTGTTCCACCGGCGGCGCGACGGGTCCCGGATGCCGTACGCCGAGTGCGAGCTGGCGCGGGTCATCACGCAGGGCCGCCTGGCCACCGGCACCGCGTACTTCCTGCGTGGCGACGGGGAGCTGCTGCCCGTGTCGTGGACCTCGCTGCCCGTGCACCGCGAGGGCCACCGGACGGGGGCGGCGGTGGTGTTCACCAGCCGGCCGCGGCCGCTGGCCGGGAAGGCGCCGGAGGTACGGGAGCTGACCGGGCGTACGGCCGGGCTGTCCATGGTGGCCGACGCCACCACCGTGCTGGCGTCCACGCTGGACGCGGACAAGGCGCTGCGCCGGCTGGCGCGGCTGGTGGTGCCGCGGTTCGCCGAGTGGGCCGTGTTCGTACGGCTCGCCGCGGGCCTGCCGCACTGCGTCGCCGTGGCGGGGGACGCGGGCGGGAGCCCCGCGCCGTGGCTGGGCCCGCTGCCGCCGGTGCCGGACGGTTCGCTGCACCCGCTCGTACGGGTGCTGCGCGGGGCGCCCGCGATGCTGCTCGGGCCGGAGGACATCGCGTCGCCGCCCGACACGGAGCTGGCGGCGTGGCAGGAGGAGATGCTGCGGTCGTTCGGCACTGTGTCGGCCATCGCCGCGCCGCTCACCGCCCGCCACCAGGTGCTGGGGTCGCTGACGCTGGGCCGTACGGACCCGGCGAAGCCGTTCGACGCACGCGAGCTGGCGCTCGCCGTCGACCTCGCCCGGCGGGCGGGGCTGGCGATGGACAACGCGCGGCTGTTCAGCCAGCAGCGTGACATCGCCGAGACGATGCAGCGGCACCTGCTCACCGACCTGCCCGAGCACGGCGTGCTCCAGCTGGCCGCCCGCTACCGGCCGGCGGCGGCCGGCTCCCAGATCGGCGGCGACTGGTACGACGCCTTCCCGCTGCCCGACGACGCGATGGCGTTGGTCATCGGCGACATCGCGGGCCACGACATGCAGGCCGCCGCCCGTATGGCGCAGGTACGCAGCATGCTGCGGACGCTTGCCTGGGAGCACCAGGAGCCGCCGGGGCTGATCGTCGGCCGGATGGACGGCGCGCTGGAACGGCTCACGGACACCCCGCTGGCCACCCTCGTGTACGCCCGCGTCGAGGGCCCGGCGCGCGGGCCCTGGCAGCTGAACTGGACGTCCGCGGGCCATCCGCCGCCGCTGCTGGTCAGCCGGGACGGCAGCGCCCGCTATCTGGACCAGGGGCACGGCCCGTTCCTCGGCCTTCCCGAACTCGTCGGACCGCGCACCGACTGCACCGAGCCGCTGCTGCCGAGTAGCACGCTCCTGCTCTACACGGACGGGCTGGTCGAGACCCATGTGGACCACCTCGACGCGGGGATGCGCAGGCTGCGGCTGCAGGCGGCGGCGCTGGCCCGGGCGCCGGTCGGCGAGTTCTGCGACGGCCTGCTGGCCCGGCTGCCGGACGTCACCGACGACGACATCGCGCTGCTGGCCGTACGGCTGCCGGAGACGGGCGGCAGCGCGTAG
- a CDS encoding nuclear transport factor 2 family protein codes for MSAYETAVSRYFEAWNATGAAARDKAVAAAWTEDGSYTDPVSDAQGHEGLAAVIAGAQEQFPGCVFALTGTVDGHHHIARFGWELRAPDGSAPVAGSDVITLAEDGRIRAVLGFLDRVPAA; via the coding sequence ATGAGCGCGTACGAGACCGCCGTCAGCCGCTACTTCGAGGCGTGGAACGCCACCGGTGCCGCCGCCCGCGACAAGGCCGTCGCCGCCGCGTGGACCGAGGACGGGTCGTACACCGATCCCGTCTCCGACGCCCAGGGCCACGAAGGGCTGGCCGCCGTGATCGCCGGAGCGCAGGAGCAGTTCCCCGGCTGCGTCTTCGCCCTCACCGGGACGGTCGACGGCCACCACCACATCGCGCGGTTCGGCTGGGAGCTGCGCGCCCCCGACGGGTCGGCGCCCGTCGCGGGCTCCGACGTGATCACGCTGGCCGAGGACGGCCGGATCCGCGCCGTACTCGGCTTCCTGGACCGGGTGCCCGCCGCGTGA
- a CDS encoding VOC family protein, with the protein MSLATPELESTQEFYSAVLGWTFRPDSLGEQFSVAMSGGSPVAGLGAVTSSLGMAVAWTPYFFVTSADTVAARIGERSATVAVGPVELGNGRACLASDPAGANFGFWEGDVRPGWRSGDHDAPAQLDLRTRDAFASAIFYAEVFEWASGRPDRCDVEYEHGAVIVRAAGRTVATLRGGAVESAPDPRIRPRWHVCFRVEDVGAAVAAAEAAGGTVTEPPTDTPFGYAAGLRDPDGGLFTVAATQPSHADATNKPQQTTT; encoded by the coding sequence GTGAGCCTGGCGACGCCCGAACTGGAATCTACGCAGGAGTTCTACTCCGCGGTTCTCGGGTGGACGTTCCGGCCCGATTCGCTCGGTGAGCAGTTCTCCGTCGCGATGTCCGGCGGCTCGCCCGTCGCCGGGCTCGGGGCCGTGACGTCCAGCTTGGGCATGGCCGTGGCATGGACCCCGTACTTCTTCGTGACCAGCGCGGACACCGTGGCGGCCCGCATCGGCGAACGCAGCGCGACGGTCGCGGTGGGCCCGGTGGAGCTCGGCAACGGCCGCGCCTGCCTGGCCTCCGACCCGGCGGGCGCGAACTTCGGCTTCTGGGAGGGCGACGTACGCCCAGGCTGGCGCTCCGGAGACCACGACGCCCCGGCCCAGCTGGACCTCCGTACGCGGGACGCCTTCGCCTCGGCGATCTTCTACGCGGAGGTCTTCGAGTGGGCCTCGGGCCGCCCGGACCGCTGCGATGTGGAGTACGAGCACGGCGCGGTGATCGTACGGGCCGCGGGACGCACGGTGGCGACGCTGCGCGGCGGCGCCGTCGAGTCGGCCCCGGACCCGCGCATCAGGCCGCGCTGGCACGTGTGCTTCCGCGTGGAGGACGTGGGGGCGGCCGTGGCCGCGGCGGAGGCGGCGGGCGGCACGGTGACGGAACCACCCACGGACACGCCGTTCGGTTACGCGGCGGGCCTCCGCGACCCGGACGGCGGCCTCTTCACGGTGGCCGCGACCCAGCCCAGCCACGCCGACGCGACGAACAAACCCCAGCAAACGACCACTTGA
- a CDS encoding MBL fold metallo-hydrolase has translation MPVEVTWWGHATATVRDSGVTVLTDPLLVRRMAHLRRRRGALPPVSATLADVVLVSHLHADHLHVGSLTRLPPGTRVVVPRGAPRAVPGLRRLGTLLDLVEVVPGDVVRTGPVRVCAVPAAHDGRRLPYGTHRAPALGYVVEGEARTYFAGDTGLFDGMADAVGTVDVALLPVGGWGPYLGDGHLDAGGAAQALTRISPRCAVPVHYGTYWPIGMDAIRPHEFHSPGDEFARLAAQLTPHVRVHRLRHGETARLETSV, from the coding sequence GTGCCGGTGGAGGTCACGTGGTGGGGTCACGCCACCGCCACAGTCCGGGACTCGGGTGTCACCGTGCTCACGGACCCGCTTCTCGTACGCCGCATGGCACACCTCCGCCGACGGCGCGGCGCGCTCCCGCCCGTCTCCGCGACGCTCGCGGACGTCGTCCTCGTGTCCCATCTGCACGCCGACCACCTGCACGTCGGCTCGCTCACGCGGCTGCCGCCCGGCACCCGCGTCGTCGTGCCGCGCGGCGCGCCCCGCGCGGTGCCCGGCCTGCGCCGGCTCGGCACGCTGCTCGACCTGGTGGAGGTGGTCCCCGGCGACGTGGTGCGGACCGGCCCCGTACGGGTGTGCGCGGTGCCCGCGGCGCACGACGGCCGCCGCCTCCCGTACGGCACGCACCGCGCGCCCGCGCTGGGTTACGTGGTGGAGGGCGAGGCCCGTACGTACTTCGCCGGTGACACCGGCCTGTTCGACGGCATGGCCGACGCCGTCGGCACCGTGGACGTGGCGCTGCTGCCGGTCGGCGGCTGGGGCCCGTACCTCGGTGACGGGCATCTGGACGCGGGCGGCGCGGCACAGGCGCTCACGCGGATCAGCCCGCGCTGCGCCGTACCGGTGCACTACGGCACGTACTGGCCGATCGGCATGGACGCGATCAGACCGCACGAGTTCCACTCCCCCGGCGACGAGTTCGCCCGGCTCGCGGCGCAGCTCACACCGCACGTACGGGTGCACCGGCTCCGGCACGGGGAAACCGCGCGGCTGGAGACGTCCGTATGA
- a CDS encoding phage holin family protein, with protein MRLRLPPWRAVGSTVLRVLAVWAVSTVTMLLLAGGLPDFRLQSPSGDSATRIAVTAAFGAGAFGVLSALVWPVLVRALLLVPALVLGLLVFFLNGSLLWIALRVTPDRGDVNAETAVVVAAVMSAASSATSTFLAVRDDGAYRRRLARLAGRRRRREGTAGPMDESPGVIFLQLDGVGYDVLREAIEGEQPLMPTVAALRGSTHRLTRWRTDWSSQTGASQLGILHGSNEDVPAFRWYEKETGVVMVSNRPSGAAELQRRAVERTGRYGLLETDGASRGNLFSGGARQLALVLSVSARRGRETRSRAGYFAYFSDPANATRTAVSYVADVFREVGQSVRARLRRESPRVPRGGLYPFLRAFVTVVQRDVVVAAVIGDVLGGRAAVYADLVAYDEVAHHSGPRGRDTRQVLRSLDRAVRMIVKATDHAPRPYRVVLLSDHGQSTGETFAGAFGLTLEDLVRAGCGLPVPRRAGRTPSGAEARQAARAALHRPEEPRRAGLLGRRRRSPDRPPRGTGPVVLASGNLALVSFPDVPGRMSREAIDARHPALLRALADHPGIGFLLVRSEEHGPVVIGAGACEHRLDTGEVTGDRDPLACFGPGAVAAVRRTAGFPHAADIMVNSSVDPATGEVHAFEEQIGSHGGLGGEQNQAFLLSPLRLSAPVVSGELVGAEQVHRVLRRWLREARGGAAPVRHARAVTEPQDGDGLAATQQRVG; from the coding sequence GTGCGACTGCGTCTGCCACCCTGGCGCGCCGTGGGCAGCACCGTCCTCCGCGTGCTCGCGGTGTGGGCGGTAAGCACCGTGACCATGCTGCTGCTCGCGGGCGGCCTGCCGGACTTCCGGCTGCAGTCACCGAGCGGCGACAGCGCCACCCGTATCGCCGTCACGGCCGCGTTCGGCGCGGGCGCCTTCGGGGTGCTGAGCGCGCTGGTGTGGCCCGTGCTCGTACGGGCGCTGCTGCTCGTGCCCGCCCTGGTGCTGGGGCTGCTGGTGTTCTTCCTGAACGGTTCCCTCCTGTGGATCGCCCTCCGCGTCACCCCGGACCGGGGCGACGTCAACGCGGAGACGGCCGTGGTGGTCGCCGCCGTCATGTCCGCCGCCTCGTCGGCGACGAGCACGTTCCTCGCCGTACGGGACGACGGCGCCTACCGGCGCAGGCTGGCCCGGCTCGCCGGACGGCGGCGGCGCCGCGAGGGGACGGCGGGTCCCATGGACGAGAGCCCCGGCGTGATCTTCCTGCAGCTCGACGGCGTGGGGTACGACGTGCTGCGCGAGGCGATCGAGGGCGAGCAGCCGCTGATGCCGACCGTCGCCGCGCTGCGCGGCAGTACGCACCGGCTGACCCGGTGGCGTACGGACTGGTCCAGCCAGACCGGTGCCAGCCAGCTCGGGATCCTGCACGGGAGCAACGAGGACGTGCCCGCCTTCCGCTGGTACGAGAAGGAGACCGGCGTCGTCATGGTCAGCAACCGGCCCAGCGGCGCCGCCGAGCTGCAGCGCCGGGCCGTGGAGCGCACCGGGCGGTACGGGCTGCTGGAGACGGACGGTGCCAGCCGCGGGAACCTGTTCAGCGGCGGCGCCCGCCAGCTCGCGCTCGTGCTGTCCGTCTCCGCGCGGCGCGGCCGGGAAACCCGGTCCCGCGCGGGGTACTTCGCGTACTTCTCCGACCCGGCCAACGCCACCCGCACCGCGGTGTCGTACGTCGCGGATGTGTTCCGCGAGGTGGGCCAGTCCGTGCGGGCGCGGCTGCGCCGCGAGTCGCCGCGGGTTCCGCGCGGCGGCCTGTACCCGTTCCTGCGGGCCTTCGTGACCGTCGTCCAGCGCGACGTGGTGGTCGCGGCGGTGATCGGCGACGTGCTGGGCGGGCGGGCCGCGGTGTACGCGGACCTCGTCGCGTACGACGAGGTGGCGCACCACTCCGGGCCGCGCGGCCGGGACACCCGGCAGGTGCTGCGCAGCCTCGACCGCGCCGTCCGCATGATCGTCAAGGCGACGGACCACGCGCCGCGCCCGTACCGCGTCGTGCTGCTCTCCGACCACGGCCAGAGCACGGGTGAGACGTTCGCGGGTGCCTTCGGGCTGACGCTGGAGGACCTCGTACGGGCCGGGTGCGGCCTGCCCGTGCCGCGCCGTGCCGGGCGTACGCCCAGCGGGGCCGAGGCCCGGCAGGCGGCGCGCGCGGCGCTGCACCGCCCGGAGGAACCGCGCCGGGCCGGTCTGCTGGGCCGCCGCCGGCGCAGCCCGGACCGGCCGCCGCGCGGTACGGGGCCGGTGGTGCTGGCGTCGGGCAACCTCGCGCTGGTCTCGTTCCCGGACGTGCCCGGACGGATGTCGCGCGAGGCGATCGACGCGCGCCATCCGGCGCTGCTGCGGGCGCTCGCGGACCATCCGGGCATCGGCTTCCTGCTCGTGCGGAGCGAGGAGCACGGGCCGGTGGTGATCGGCGCGGGGGCGTGCGAACACCGGCTGGACACGGGTGAGGTGACGGGGGACCGCGACCCGCTGGCCTGCTTCGGGCCGGGCGCGGTGGCGGCGGTGCGGCGTACGGCCGGGTTCCCGCACGCCGCCGACATCATGGTCAACTCAAGCGTCGATCCGGCGACCGGCGAAGTGCACGCGTTCGAGGAGCAGATCGGCTCGCACGGCGGGCTGGGCGGGGAGCAGAACCAGGCGTTCCTGCTGTCGCCGCTGCGGCTGTCCGCGCCGGTGGTGTCGGGTGAGCTCGTCGGTGCGGAACAGGTGCACCGTGTGCTGCGGCGCTGGCTGCGCGAGGCACGCGGCGGCGCGGCGCCCGTACGGCACGCGCGCGCTGTCACGGAGCCGCAGGACGGCGACGGCCTGGCGGCGACGCAGCAACGGGTGGGGTGA
- the cbiQ gene encoding cobalt ECF transporter T component CbiQ, with protein MLPIDAAAHSSRWRRRHPLEKAVLGLGLTVLAVCLPPWPGAPLVAGATLAVLLGPARVPVRQLWRAFRLPLGFCVTGAVPLLFRVGGPGGEGGAAGLVSLDPGGPVHAGELLLRTSAASLGLLLFAFTTPVSDVVPRLVRAGVPPAVVDVALVTYRMSFLLLDSVSRVRQAQAARLGHTSRAAQWRSLAGLGATAFVRAFDRAARLQSGLAGRGYDGTLRVLVPDTSVSSRFLAATAALLTGVAALTLVLEGLVR; from the coding sequence GTGCTCCCCATAGACGCGGCGGCGCACAGCAGCCGCTGGCGCCGCCGCCATCCGCTGGAGAAGGCCGTGCTCGGCCTCGGCCTGACCGTCCTCGCGGTGTGCCTGCCGCCGTGGCCGGGCGCGCCGCTGGTGGCCGGGGCCACCCTCGCCGTGCTGCTGGGCCCGGCGCGGGTGCCCGTACGGCAGTTGTGGCGGGCGTTCCGGCTGCCGCTCGGCTTCTGTGTCACGGGCGCGGTGCCGCTGCTGTTCCGTGTCGGCGGTCCGGGCGGGGAGGGCGGCGCCGCCGGGCTGGTGTCGCTGGATCCGGGCGGCCCGGTGCACGCGGGCGAGTTGCTGCTGCGTACGTCGGCGGCGTCGCTCGGGCTGCTGCTGTTCGCGTTCACCACGCCGGTGTCGGACGTGGTGCCGCGGCTGGTACGGGCGGGGGTACCGCCCGCGGTCGTGGACGTCGCGCTCGTGACCTACCGCATGAGTTTCCTGCTGCTCGACTCCGTGTCCCGGGTGCGCCAGGCGCAGGCGGCGCGGCTCGGGCACACCAGCCGTGCCGCGCAGTGGCGTTCGCTCGCGGGCCTGGGCGCCACGGCGTTCGTGCGGGCCTTCGACCGGGCGGCCCGGCTGCAGTCCGGGCTCGCGGGCCGGGGTTACGACGGGACGCTCCGGGTGCTGGTGCCCGATACGAGCGTCTCGTCCCGCTTCCTCGCCGCCACCGCCGCACTGCTGACGGGTGTCGCTGCGCTCACCCTCGTACTGGAAGGGCTCGTTCGATGA
- a CDS encoding energy-coupling factor ABC transporter ATP-binding protein, producing the protein MTTGTTPGAVPAPAPRPAAAPLVELAGAAYAYGDGPAVLRDLDFAVPEGRSLALLGRNGSGKTTLLRLLSGGLRCTSGELRLAGAPVAYDRKGLTRLRETVQLVVQDPDDQLFAASVGQDVSFGPLNLRLPEDEVRARVADALAALGITELRDRPTHLLSYGQRKRAAIAGAVAMRPRVLILDEPTAGLDPHGQEQLLEVLDGLRDAGTTVVMATHDVDLALRWADDAAVLAPGGPRTGPAAELLADPELLTAAGLRTPWAAAVAAALRAHGLLAAGEAPPRTPEELAARWGGAHGGERDGEQDGVRGPRA; encoded by the coding sequence ATGACCACGGGCACCACCCCGGGCGCCGTCCCGGCCCCCGCTCCCCGCCCCGCGGCGGCCCCGTTGGTCGAGCTCGCCGGCGCCGCGTACGCGTACGGCGACGGCCCCGCCGTGCTGCGCGACCTGGACTTCGCGGTGCCGGAAGGCCGTTCGCTGGCGCTGCTCGGCCGCAACGGCAGCGGCAAGACCACCCTCCTGCGGCTGCTCAGCGGCGGCCTGCGGTGCACCTCCGGCGAACTGCGGCTCGCGGGCGCGCCGGTGGCGTACGACCGCAAGGGCCTGACGCGGCTGCGCGAAACCGTGCAGCTGGTGGTGCAGGACCCGGACGACCAGCTGTTCGCGGCCTCGGTCGGCCAGGACGTGTCGTTCGGCCCGCTGAACCTGCGGCTGCCCGAGGACGAGGTACGCGCCCGCGTGGCGGACGCGCTCGCGGCACTGGGCATCACGGAGCTGCGGGACCGGCCGACGCACCTGCTGTCGTACGGGCAGCGCAAGCGTGCCGCCATCGCGGGCGCCGTGGCGATGCGGCCGCGCGTACTGATCCTGGACGAGCCGACCGCGGGCCTCGACCCGCACGGGCAGGAGCAGTTGCTCGAGGTGCTGGACGGCCTGCGCGACGCGGGTACGACGGTCGTGATGGCCACGCACGACGTGGACCTGGCGCTGCGCTGGGCGGACGACGCGGCGGTACTGGCTCCCGGCGGGCCGCGTACGGGACCGGCCGCGGAGCTCCTCGCCGACCCGGAGCTGTTGACGGCGGCCGGGTTGCGTACGCCGTGGGCTGCGGCGGTGGCCGCGGCACTGCGCGCGCACGGCCTGCTCGCCGCCGGCGAAGCGCCGCCGCGCACGCCGGAGGAGCTGGCCGCCCGCTGGGGCGGCGCGCACGGCGGCGAACGGGACGGCGAGCAGGACGGCGTACGCGGCCCGCGCGCCTGA
- a CDS encoding fatty acid desaturase family protein: MTTSTEAPPVRTPDAAQGSDFARLSRRIIDAGLQKRLPGYYVLRFTLVGLALVLGWTAFFALGDSWWQLAVAVGLGLIFGQLALLAHDLAHRQVFTKRRPSEIGGLIIGNLGIGMSYGWWMNKHTRHHANPNHEELDPDVAPDILVWSTDQAREAKGLPRFIGRHQAGLFFPLLTLEGFNLHVAGVRALRQPHMKRRWLEGALLFAHIIGYVVALFLVLPPGLAVAFLLIHQAVFGVYLGSIFAPNHKGMPTLRGNARPDFLRKQVLTSRNVKGGWFIDVAMGGLNYQIEHHLFPSMPSPHLRHAQAIVRDYCEEIDIPYHETGLVQSWREALRHLNEVGAPIRERAGAES, encoded by the coding sequence ATGACGACAAGCACCGAAGCACCACCCGTGCGGACTCCGGACGCGGCACAAGGCAGCGACTTCGCCCGGCTCTCCCGGCGGATCATCGACGCGGGGCTGCAGAAGCGGCTGCCTGGCTACTACGTACTGCGGTTCACCCTGGTCGGGCTCGCGCTCGTGCTGGGCTGGACGGCGTTCTTCGCACTCGGCGACAGCTGGTGGCAGCTCGCCGTCGCGGTGGGCCTCGGGCTGATCTTCGGCCAGCTGGCGCTCCTCGCCCACGACCTCGCGCACCGCCAGGTGTTCACCAAGCGGCGGCCCAGCGAGATCGGCGGCCTCATCATCGGCAACCTCGGCATCGGCATGTCCTACGGCTGGTGGATGAACAAGCACACCCGCCACCACGCCAACCCCAACCACGAGGAGCTGGACCCGGACGTCGCCCCCGACATCCTCGTCTGGTCCACGGACCAGGCCCGCGAGGCGAAGGGCCTCCCGCGGTTCATCGGGCGGCACCAGGCAGGGCTGTTCTTCCCGCTGCTGACGCTGGAGGGCTTCAACCTGCACGTGGCCGGCGTACGGGCGCTGCGCCAGCCGCACATGAAGCGGCGCTGGCTGGAGGGCGCGCTGCTGTTCGCGCACATCATCGGCTACGTGGTCGCGCTGTTCCTCGTCCTGCCGCCCGGCCTGGCCGTCGCGTTCCTCCTCATCCACCAGGCGGTCTTCGGCGTCTACCTCGGTTCGATCTTCGCCCCGAACCACAAGGGCATGCCCACGCTGCGCGGCAACGCGCGTCCGGACTTCCTGCGCAAGCAGGTGCTCACGTCGCGGAACGTGAAGGGCGGCTGGTTCATCGACGTCGCCATGGGCGGCCTCAACTACCAGATCGAGCACCACCTCTTCCCGAGCATGCCGAGCCCGCACCTGCGGCACGCCCAGGCGATCGTGCGCGACTACTGCGAAGAGATCGACATCCCGTACCACGAGACCGGCCTGGTCCAGTCGTGGCGGGAGGCGCTGCGGCACCTCAACGAGGTGGGCGCACCCATCCGGGAGCGCGCCGGCGCGGAGAGCTGA
- a CDS encoding energy-coupling factor ABC transporter substrate-binding protein — protein MSRNAKINALLLAVVAALAVLPLALGLGDDRKEPFTGSDAQAETAVTENDPDYEPWFTPLYEPPSGEVESALFALQAALGTGVLAYYFGLRRGRRQGAARAAAATAEGQPDADTDAAADTHRP, from the coding sequence ATGAGCCGCAACGCGAAGATCAACGCTCTGCTGCTGGCCGTCGTCGCGGCACTGGCCGTGCTGCCGCTCGCGCTCGGGCTGGGCGACGACAGGAAGGAACCGTTCACCGGCTCTGACGCACAGGCGGAGACGGCCGTCACGGAGAACGACCCGGACTACGAGCCGTGGTTCACGCCGCTGTACGAACCGCCGTCCGGGGAGGTCGAGTCGGCACTGTTCGCGCTCCAGGCGGCACTGGGCACGGGCGTGCTGGCGTACTACTTCGGGCTGCGCCGCGGCCGCCGCCAGGGCGCGGCCCGCGCGGCGGCGGCCACCGCGGAGGGGCAGCCGGACGCGGACACGGACGCCGCGGCCGACACCCACCGCCCGTAA